The nucleotide window AAGGTGCTCGGAGCCGGCCAGGTCCGCGGCGAACTCGAGGTCGTCGCCGACGCCTTCTCCGAGACGGCCCGCGAGAAGCTCGAGAGCGCCGGCGGCACGGCCGAACTCTCGGCCCGCGGCGAGGAGCGCGCCGAGGCCGAAGCCGAAAGCGATACCGACGAGGAATCCGAGACACAGTAACGATGAGCTGGAAGGACACCGCCGAACCGGTACTCACCCGGATGCCGTCCGTCCGGCGGCCGGAGGGACACGTCCCTTTCAAGCGCAAGCTGGGATGGACCGCGGGCATCCTGGTGCTGTATTTCTTCCTGACGAACGTCTTCCTCTTCGGCCTCCAGGGCCAGGGGAGCGAGGTTTTCGGTCAGTTCCGGTCGATTCTCGCCGGCGGCCAGGGGACGATCCTGCAGCTGGGGATCGGCCCCATCGTCACGGCGAGCATCGTGCTCCAGTTGCTCGGCGGTGCCGACCTGCTCGGGCTGGACACACAGAACAACCCCCGCGACCAGGTGCTCTACCAGGGCCTCCAGAAGCTGCTGGTGGTCGTGATGTGTATCCTGACGGGCCTGCCGATGGTCTTCGCCGGCGACTTTCTGCCGGCGAGTGACGCCGTCGCGGCCTCGCTGGGTATCGGCGAGTTCGGTGTCCAGTGGCTGATGTTCGCCCAGATCTTCGCGGGCGGGCTCCTCATCCTCTTCATGGACGAGGTCGTCAGCAAGTGGGGCGTCGGCTCGGGGATCGGTCTCTTCATCATCGCCGGCGTCAGCCAGAGCCTGCTCGGCGGGATCTTCCAGATACCCGGGATAACGGCCGCAGCGGGCGCCGAACCGGGCATCCTCACAACCTGGGTCGGGATCATCACCGGCGCGGTCTCGTTCCCGCCGATCCTGACGCCGTCGGGGATCAACGCCCTGCTCATCGGGGCCGGGAACATCGTCCCGATCCTGACCACCGTCGGCATCTTCGTGGTGGTCGTCTACGCCGAGTCCGTCCGCGTCGAGATCCCCCTCTCGAACACTCGTGTGAAGGGGGCCCGCGGCCGGTACCCGGTCAAGCTCATCTACGCCAGCGTCCTGCCGATGATCCTCGTCCGGGCGCTGCAGGCCAACATCCAGTTCCTCGGCCGGATCCTGAACGCACAGCTGGGCGGCCTGCCGGCCTGGCTGGGTCAGTACACCAACGGCCAGGCGACCGCCGGGCTGTTCTACTACCTCCGGCCGATACGCAATCCGGGCGACTGGATGTGGTTCGCCGGCGGGGGCGGTGGCCACTCGCCGGTCGAGATCATGGCGCGGGTCGGAGTCGACCTGACGTTCATGGTCATCGGGGGTGCTATCTTCGCCATCTTCTGGGTGGAGACCACGGACATGGGACCCGATGCGACGGCCCAGCAGATCCACAACTCCGGGATGCAGATCCCCGGGTTCCGCCAGAACGTCCGCTCGATCGAGCGGGTGCTCGAGCAGTACATCCCGCAGGTGACGGTCATCGGCGGGGCGCTGGTCGGGCTGCTTGCGGTGATGGCGAACATGCTCGGTACCATCGGCGGCGTCTCCGGAACCGGGCTGCTGCTGACGGTGTCGATCACTTACAAGATCTACGAGGAGATCGCCGAAGAGCAGCTCATGGAGATGCACCCCATGATGCGCCAGATGTTCGGCTAACCGGGTTCTCGTTCCAGCTGTCCGGATCCCCTCTTTCTGCTTTCCGGCACTGTTTGAGCTGCTCGCCTCCGAACCGCCCCTCCACCGCCGGATCCCCTCTCACGCCGGCTCGGGAGTCGGATTCAGGTCGTCCTTCGTGTCACTCGGCATCTGTCTCGGTACCGGATACCTACGCGTTGTCGCCCACTCCCGGGCTCGCTACTGACGGGAATGGAGTGGTTAATATGGGACGCCCGTCTGCGGACGCACTGCAGCGCCACGGATGAGAGAACCGAGACACGCGACGGTTATACGGAGGCTGAACGGTAACGCGAACGAACCCGAGTCGCCCGACCGACGATGGTAGGGGCTGACTTCCGCCGGGGAGAGCGGACCGGCGAGGTGTACGACCCTGCAGGGACCGGTGGCCCATGGAGATACTGACCGCAGTCGTCGTCGCCGGCCTGGCCTGGCACGCTATCCTCATCGGCGCCATCTACGTCTTCGACCTCGGCGGCGGGGACGGGATCCCGCCGAAGGTCCCCGAACAGGAGATCCTGGACGAGGGTACCTACAGACGGGAGTTCCGGGAGGACCACCCCGCTCGCGCCGAGGAATCCGGGAGCGACTGAGCCGCCGGGCCGCGTCGCGGCCCGGTCCGGTTCCGGCGGACCGGGGTCCGCACCGAACAGGCAACGACTGCCAGGTCGGTCCGTCCGGTCACGCCGGCGGTCAGAAGTACTCTCTGAGATAGACCGTCTCGGGCGGGAACAGCGCGCCGAGCGTCCCGGCTGTCCCGCCGTCGGCACCGAGACTGTCGGTCCGGTCGAGTTCGGCGGCGGACCGGAATCCGACGTAGAGCTGGCTGAGCGCACCGATACCGAGGCTGACGTCCGCACTCGCTCCACCATCGTCGAGCCAGCGACACTCCCCGGTCCCGCCGTCGACACGTAGCTCGAGGAGCCCGTCGTTCCAGGGTGCGTGCCGGTCGGTCACTGCCAGCCGGAGGGTGGCGGCCACGTCCTCGGGATAGGACAGCGCCTCGAGTGCGTGCTCGACGTCGACGACGCGGACCTGGGGTCCCGGCGAGACGGTACAGTCGACGGCTTCGGGGTCGTCGACCAGCGAGAACAGCGACCGCTCGTCCTCTCGGTAGAGTACCACCTCCTCGACCTGTGAGTCGTGGTCGGCGAGCAGCCCCAGGATCCGGCGGTAGGCTCCGTGGTCCCGGAAGGCCAGGTCGGAGACGCGGAGCTGTGTACCCCCGTTCTCGACGGTGTAGGCGACGTAGCCGTCGACCCGACCCTCCCGTTCGACGGCGTAGACGTATCGCTTCCCGCCGCCCAGCGAGCGGAACACGCGGCGACGCCACCACTCCCCGTCCCGCCGCAGCGTCAGGTTCCGGTCGGCGCCGTGGGCCTCGTGGACGCCCTGCAGCTGCCCCCACTCCTCGGGGCCGACCCGACGTGCGGTGCCGTCGGCACCACGGGCGGGCGCGAGCGCCGCCGGCGGGCAGGCATAGCGCACAGAGGTGTTCGACAGCGCCCAGCCGAACTGCCGGTAGTAGGCGTGCTCGAACGGCCAGAGGGCAGCGAGCGGGTACTCCCCGCGCCACCGCTGCAGGGCGTCCTCGACGAGCGTCCGCCCGAGTCCCTCCCGGCGGTGTTCCGGCGGCGTCGCGACGGCGGCGAGGCCGGTCATCGGCAGCCAGTCCTCGCGGACGCGGGCGCTGAAGTCGTGGTGGATGCAGACGCTCCTCAGCTCGCCGGCCTCGAA belongs to Salinirussus salinus and includes:
- the secY gene encoding preprotein translocase subunit SecY; this encodes MSWKDTAEPVLTRMPSVRRPEGHVPFKRKLGWTAGILVLYFFLTNVFLFGLQGQGSEVFGQFRSILAGGQGTILQLGIGPIVTASIVLQLLGGADLLGLDTQNNPRDQVLYQGLQKLLVVVMCILTGLPMVFAGDFLPASDAVAASLGIGEFGVQWLMFAQIFAGGLLILFMDEVVSKWGVGSGIGLFIIAGVSQSLLGGIFQIPGITAAAGAEPGILTTWVGIITGAVSFPPILTPSGINALLIGAGNIVPILTTVGIFVVVVYAESVRVEIPLSNTRVKGARGRYPVKLIYASVLPMILVRALQANIQFLGRILNAQLGGLPAWLGQYTNGQATAGLFYYLRPIRNPGDWMWFAGGGGGHSPVEIMARVGVDLTFMVIGGAIFAIFWVETTDMGPDATAQQIHNSGMQIPGFRQNVRSIERVLEQYIPQVTVIGGALVGLLAVMANMLGTIGGVSGTGLLLTVSITYKIYEEIAEEQLMEMHPMMRQMFG
- a CDS encoding GNAT family N-acetyltransferase; amino-acid sequence: MPERTVRELGDEHRARFQEFVDYAFDAVRGPTSYDSPEETPRMLGRKFGVFEAGELRSVCIHHDFSARVREDWLPMTGLAAVATPPEHRREGLGRTLVEDALQRWRGEYPLAALWPFEHAYYRQFGWALSNTSVRYACPPAALAPARGADGTARRVGPEEWGQLQGVHEAHGADRNLTLRRDGEWWRRRVFRSLGGGKRYVYAVEREGRVDGYVAYTVENGGTQLRVSDLAFRDHGAYRRILGLLADHDSQVEEVVLYREDERSLFSLVDDPEAVDCTVSPGPQVRVVDVEHALEALSYPEDVAATLRLAVTDRHAPWNDGLLELRVDGGTGECRWLDDGGASADVSLGIGALSQLYVGFRSAAELDRTDSLGADGGTAGTLGALFPPETVYLREYF